A window of Fictibacillus halophilus contains these coding sequences:
- the spoIIIAF gene encoding stage III sporulation protein AF encodes MAFLTEWITNIIILVLLAGVIELLLPGNQFQNYIKMVVGLLILLAMLSPLFKLINTDLDQVFLAMDLPAPAKEDEIKNSIEENKSEIQSAQRAYILEQMAVPMKKQVQEELKQTYELEIVDLQIQTEIGKEPLEPEDIRGAKVVLAKYHDQAEISEVSEVDVSVSDPERKESLEQPVSNEVIQFLTNQWQLDADQVDVHLEGGEELSQ; translated from the coding sequence ATGGCATTTTTAACGGAATGGATAACCAATATTATTATTCTTGTACTTTTAGCAGGAGTCATCGAGTTGTTGTTACCTGGTAATCAATTTCAAAATTATATCAAGATGGTTGTAGGTTTACTCATCCTACTCGCCATGCTCTCTCCACTGTTCAAACTAATTAATACAGATCTAGATCAAGTGTTTCTCGCAATGGATCTACCAGCACCTGCGAAAGAAGACGAAATAAAAAATTCAATAGAAGAGAATAAAAGTGAAATACAATCCGCTCAACGTGCATATATATTAGAGCAAATGGCTGTCCCAATGAAAAAACAAGTTCAAGAGGAGTTGAAACAGACTTATGAGTTAGAGATTGTCGATCTTCAAATTCAAACGGAAATCGGTAAAGAGCCGTTGGAGCCTGAAGATATAAGGGGTGCCAAAGTGGTACTAGCCAAATACCACGACCAAGCAGAAATCTCTGAAGTATCAGAAGTAGATGTCAGTGTTTCTGATCCTGAGAGAAAAGAATCGCTCGAACAACCGGTTTCTAACGAAGTCATCCAGTTTTTGACCAATCAGTGGCAGTTGGATGCAGACCAAGTTGATGTACATTTGGAAGGGGGAGAGGAGTTATCCCAATGA
- the spoIIIAE gene encoding stage III sporulation protein AE gives MKKVMVRTSLLLLIIFSFNLFGPIESASASSITSKMVDQQVSSMQLDEIKQYWDSISREYGGFLPESQKGTFLEFVKGEKEFSIKGYMIGLLKFMFHELVVHGKLLGTLILLTVFSMLLQSIQNAFDRSAISKVAYGIIYMVLIILALNSFHVAISYATEAIDSMLSFMIALIPLLLALMATVGSIASVAFFHPVILFLVNTSGLLIKNFVLPLLFLSALLSIVSTMSEHHKVTQLAKLLRNISMGALAFFFTVFLGVMSVQGATAAVADGITIKTAKFITGNFIPVVGRMFTDATDTVMSASILLKNSVGIIGALLLLLLAIFPAIKVLILAFIYSMAAALLQPLGGGPIVESLGIIGKSVMFIFAALMTVSIMFFLAITIIIAAGNVTLMVR, from the coding sequence ATGAAGAAAGTGATGGTGCGGACAAGTCTACTTCTACTCATAATCTTTTCCTTCAACCTATTTGGCCCCATAGAATCCGCATCAGCGAGCTCGATCACTTCAAAAATGGTAGATCAACAAGTTTCCTCTATGCAGCTAGATGAAATCAAACAATACTGGGACAGCATCTCCCGTGAGTACGGAGGATTCTTGCCAGAAAGCCAAAAAGGAACCTTCCTTGAATTTGTAAAAGGAGAAAAAGAATTTTCTATAAAAGGCTACATGATCGGCCTTTTAAAGTTTATGTTTCATGAACTTGTTGTTCACGGAAAACTGCTTGGAACCTTAATTCTGCTTACCGTATTCAGCATGCTGCTTCAATCCATCCAAAATGCTTTTGATCGATCAGCTATCTCTAAAGTGGCGTATGGCATTATTTATATGGTTTTAATCATTTTAGCTTTAAACAGTTTTCATGTTGCGATTTCTTATGCAACAGAAGCGATCGATAGCATGTTAAGTTTCATGATTGCCCTCATCCCCCTTCTGCTGGCTTTGATGGCAACGGTGGGAAGCATCGCTTCAGTCGCTTTTTTTCATCCGGTTATCTTGTTTTTAGTCAATACTAGCGGCCTTTTAATCAAGAATTTTGTATTGCCGCTTCTTTTTTTATCTGCACTATTAAGCATCGTTTCAACGATGTCAGAGCATCACAAAGTCACACAGTTGGCCAAGCTGTTAAGAAATATCAGCATGGGTGCACTCGCCTTTTTTTTCACCGTTTTCCTAGGTGTAATGAGTGTACAAGGTGCAACGGCAGCAGTGGCAGATGGAATTACGATCAAGACAGCAAAATTTATAACAGGTAATTTTATTCCCGTCGTAGGCCGTATGTTTACAGATGCGACAGATACCGTCATGAGTGCTTCTATCTTACTAAAGAACTCAGTAGGCATAATAGGGGCACTATTGTTACTTCTTTTAGCTATATTTCCTGCCATCAAAGTTTTAATACTAGCTTTTATATATAGCATGGCTGCAGCCCTTCTTCAGCCTTTAGGCGGTGGGCCGATTGTTGAATCATTAGGCATCATCGGCAAGAGTGTCATGTTTATCTTTGCGGCCCTTATGACGGTGTCTATCATGTTCTTTTTAGCTATAACGATTATAATCGCAGCCGGCAACGTTACGCTGATGGTCAGATAG
- the spoIIIAD gene encoding stage III sporulation protein AD, translating into MEIIQIVGFGLVAAFLALVLKEQKANFAFLVTLMVGAGIFLFLIDKIGQILTMLQRLAINANVNMVYVETLLKIIGIAYIAEFGAQITRDAGQGAIASKIELGGKILILVMAIPILTVIIETVLTLIPK; encoded by the coding sequence TTGGAAATTATCCAAATTGTTGGTTTTGGACTGGTTGCTGCTTTCTTAGCCTTAGTCCTTAAGGAACAAAAAGCGAATTTTGCTTTTTTGGTCACACTCATGGTCGGAGCAGGAATCTTTTTGTTTCTGATTGATAAGATCGGGCAAATTCTAACGATGCTTCAACGGCTTGCCATCAACGCAAATGTAAACATGGTCTATGTTGAAACGTTACTAAAGATAATTGGTATTGCTTATATTGCTGAGTTCGGAGCACAGATAACCAGAGATGCAGGTCAGGGAGCTATAGCTTCTAAGATTGAACTAGGTGGTAAGATACTGATTCTCGTGATGGCGATACCAATTCTAACGGTCATTATTGAAACCGTTCTGACGCTTATACCGAAATAA
- the spoIIIAC gene encoding stage III sporulation protein AC, protein MGLDVNAVFQIAGLGIIVAMLHTVLKMIGKEDYAHWVTLLGFVVALFMVITLLDDLFEKVKGVFLFQN, encoded by the coding sequence ATGGGATTGGATGTAAACGCGGTGTTTCAGATTGCTGGACTTGGCATTATCGTTGCGATGCTTCATACCGTATTAAAGATGATCGGAAAAGAGGATTATGCTCACTGGGTCACTCTTCTAGGTTTTGTTGTTGCCCTTTTTATGGTCATCACTCTTTTAGATGATTTATTTGAAAAAGTAAAGGGTGTCTTTTTGTTTCAGAATTAA
- the spoIIIAB gene encoding stage III sporulation protein SpoIIIAB, protein MSWIGAIAILSATTVFGFEWAKRVRERPKKLRELKVTLQALEAEIMYGSTPLYEAFLHIGRPLKEPLSTFFLTISDRLAEGELSVQEAWDNQLAVLAKETSFKMGEIEVLRQFGATLGRHDKEHQQKQIQLTLAHLNREEKEARDIQERYEKMCKSLGVLMGLLIVILLM, encoded by the coding sequence ATGAGTTGGATAGGTGCGATCGCTATTCTTTCAGCCACAACGGTCTTTGGTTTTGAGTGGGCAAAGCGAGTAAGAGAACGGCCGAAGAAGTTAAGAGAATTAAAAGTAACCCTACAAGCCTTGGAGGCCGAGATCATGTACGGATCAACTCCTCTTTATGAGGCGTTTTTGCATATCGGAAGACCTTTAAAAGAACCTTTGTCCACTTTCTTTCTTACCATATCAGACCGATTAGCGGAAGGCGAGCTTTCGGTGCAAGAAGCTTGGGATAATCAGTTAGCTGTTCTGGCCAAAGAAACTTCTTTTAAGATGGGGGAGATCGAAGTCCTCCGCCAGTTTGGGGCAACCCTTGGCAGGCATGATAAAGAGCATCAGCAGAAGCAGATTCAGTTGACGTTAGCTCACCTTAATCGCGAAGAAAAAGAAGCAAGGGACATACAAGAACGTTATGAAAAAATGTGTAAAAGTCTTGGGGTTTTAATGGGACTTTTAATCGTTATTCTCTTAATGTAA
- the spoIIIAA gene encoding stage III sporulation protein AA, producing the protein METIFRLFPDKIQHILRNLPPSVLQSVEEIRVRIGQPMEILCSGKPIYPSEGSITAEESQVLLNRLSQHSLYALEEELKRGYITISGGHRVGLAGKVITEHGFVKAIKDISSFNVRIAREKIGIAEPLVSYLYQKKWLNTLLIGPPQTGKTTLLRDIARLVSCGLQQRNIPSFKVGIVDERSEIAGSIKGVPQHTFGRRVDVLDACPKAEGMMMLIRSMSPQVMIVDEIGRKEDGEAILEAMHAGVQMIFTAHGSSIEDALKRPVMKPLGDLSLFERYVILSRDKGPGTIQRIYDGALNEIYRSSGGAA; encoded by the coding sequence ATGGAGACGATCTTTAGACTTTTTCCAGATAAAATTCAGCATATCTTAAGAAATTTGCCCCCATCTGTTCTTCAATCTGTAGAAGAGATCAGGGTTAGAATTGGACAACCGATGGAAATCCTTTGTTCCGGCAAACCGATCTATCCGTCTGAAGGTTCAATCACGGCTGAAGAATCGCAAGTATTGCTCAATCGGTTAAGTCAGCACTCTCTCTACGCACTTGAAGAGGAATTAAAAAGGGGCTATATCACCATCTCAGGCGGTCATCGTGTAGGACTAGCAGGAAAAGTGATCACTGAGCATGGATTCGTAAAAGCCATTAAAGATATTAGTTCGTTTAACGTAAGGATAGCAAGAGAGAAGATTGGAATCGCAGAACCGCTTGTTTCTTATCTTTATCAAAAAAAATGGCTCAATACATTGCTGATCGGTCCTCCACAAACCGGGAAAACCACTTTATTAAGAGATATTGCAAGACTCGTGAGTTGTGGCCTTCAGCAAAGAAATATTCCTTCTTTTAAAGTTGGAATAGTAGATGAGCGCTCTGAAATAGCGGGTAGCATAAAGGGTGTTCCGCAACATACCTTTGGAAGACGTGTTGATGTTCTTGATGCATGTCCGAAAGCGGAAGGGATGATGATGCTCATTCGTTCAATGAGCCCTCAAGTGATGATTGTTGATGAAATCGGTCGAAAAGAAGACGGTGAAGCTATATTAGAAGCGATGCATGCGGGTGTTCAAATGATTTTTACCGCACATGGTAGCTCTATAGAAGATGCACTGAAACGACCTGTGATGAAACCTTTAGGAGATCTTTCTTTATTTGAAAGGTATGTTATTTTGAGCCGAGATAAAGGACCGGGAACGATTCAAAGAATCTATGACGGAGCATTGAATGAGATCTACAGATCATCTGGTGGTGCAGCATGA
- the efp gene encoding elongation factor P — protein MISVNDFKTGLTIEVDGGIWQVLEFQHVKPGKGAAFVRSKLRNLRTGGIQEKTFRGGEKVAKAHIENRKMQYLYASGDTHTFMDNESYEQIELQASQIEYELKYLLENMTVHIMTYQGETIGVELPNTVELVVAETEPGIKGDTASGGTKPATLETGLIVQVPFFVNQGDKLIIDTRNAAYVSRA, from the coding sequence ATGATTTCAGTAAACGATTTTAAAACAGGATTAACGATCGAGGTTGACGGAGGAATCTGGCAAGTTCTTGAGTTCCAACACGTAAAGCCAGGAAAAGGAGCAGCATTTGTGCGCTCGAAACTTCGTAACCTTCGTACAGGTGGTATCCAGGAGAAAACATTCCGCGGTGGAGAAAAAGTAGCAAAAGCTCATATCGAAAACCGTAAGATGCAATATCTATATGCATCAGGAGATACTCACACGTTCATGGATAACGAATCTTATGAGCAAATCGAACTTCAAGCTTCTCAAATCGAATACGAATTAAAGTACTTGCTTGAAAACATGACCGTTCACATCATGACGTACCAAGGTGAGACGATTGGTGTAGAACTTCCAAACACCGTTGAATTAGTAGTAGCAGAGACTGAGCCTGGTATTAAAGGGGACACAGCTTCTGGTGGAACGAAGCCAGCGACGCTTGAAACAGGCTTGATCGTACAAGTTCCTTTCTTCGTAAACCAAGGGGACAAGCTGATCATCGATACAAGAAATGCAGCTTACGTTTCTCGTGCATAG
- a CDS encoding M24 family metallopeptidase — MNRVERARRLFDTFDIDALLVTSSSNRFYLSGFKGSSGVLLITRDEAILVTDFRYKTQAAEQAQGYRVVMHTDPIPEEVAKLTKELSVRKLGFEQDHVTYSTFRTYEKQLDYNTTELVPVSGLVEKLRLIKDESEIKIVKDAASIADAAFSHIIEYIRPGLTEREVSNELEFFMRKNGAVSSSFDIIVASGYRSALPHGVASDKKIETGELVTLDFGAYYKGYCSDITRTVAIGNVSDELKEIYQVVYDAQMLGMKGIKPGMTGKDADALTRDYIASKGYGDYFGHSTGHGIGLDVHEGPALSMKSDTVLEPGMLVTVEPGIYISGVGGVRIEDDALITKDGNESLTHSTKTLLTLS; from the coding sequence ATGAATCGTGTAGAACGGGCAAGACGTTTATTCGATACGTTTGATATTGATGCACTATTGGTTACATCTTCTTCAAACCGTTTTTATTTAAGTGGTTTTAAAGGAAGTTCAGGCGTGCTTTTGATCACGAGAGACGAAGCGATTCTAGTGACTGATTTTAGATATAAGACTCAAGCAGCGGAACAGGCACAAGGTTACCGTGTTGTGATGCACACCGATCCTATTCCCGAAGAGGTTGCAAAGTTAACGAAGGAGCTTTCTGTGCGTAAGCTTGGTTTTGAGCAAGACCATGTGACATACTCTACATTCCGTACATATGAGAAACAATTAGATTACAATACAACTGAACTTGTTCCGGTATCCGGGCTTGTGGAAAAGTTGCGCTTGATTAAGGATGAATCAGAGATTAAGATAGTAAAGGATGCAGCATCCATTGCCGATGCCGCTTTTTCACATATTATCGAGTATATTCGCCCCGGACTTACTGAGCGGGAAGTATCAAATGAATTAGAATTCTTCATGAGAAAAAATGGAGCCGTCTCTTCATCGTTTGATATTATTGTGGCTTCAGGCTACCGATCAGCACTTCCGCATGGAGTTGCTTCGGATAAGAAGATTGAAACGGGTGAATTGGTAACCTTGGATTTTGGAGCATACTACAAAGGTTATTGTTCAGATATCACTCGTACTGTAGCCATTGGAAATGTTTCGGATGAGCTAAAAGAGATCTACCAGGTCGTATATGATGCACAGATGCTAGGTATGAAAGGCATTAAACCAGGAATGACAGGTAAGGATGCAGATGCGTTAACGCGTGATTACATCGCTTCAAAAGGATATGGTGATTACTTTGGACATTCAACAGGACATGGAATTGGCTTAGATGTGCATGAAGGTCCAGCTCTATCCATGAAGTCTGACACGGTTCTTGAACCGGGAATGCTTGTGACAGTTGAACCAGGTATTTATATCTCAGGTGTAGGCGGAGTTCGGATCGAAGACGATGCTCTCATTACAAAAGACGGCAATGAATCACTTACCCACTCTACTAAAACCCTTTTAACGTTAAGTTAA
- the aroQ gene encoding type II 3-dehydroquinate dehydratase, with protein sequence MKNRNFLVINGPNLNRLGKREPGIYGAHTLEDLEEELVSFSKELLLDISFKQSNNEGDLIDFIHEAEGEFSGIVLNAGAYTHYSYAIRDAIASVDVPVIEVHLSNVHAREEFRRESVIAPVTIGQISGFGFDSYKLALQVFHNQQKGETL encoded by the coding sequence GTGAAAAACAGAAACTTTCTTGTTATAAACGGACCGAACTTAAATCGATTGGGGAAGCGGGAGCCTGGCATATATGGCGCGCATACATTGGAAGATCTAGAAGAGGAACTTGTTTCTTTTTCAAAAGAACTACTCTTGGATATCTCATTTAAACAAAGCAATAATGAAGGAGATCTCATTGATTTTATTCACGAAGCTGAAGGTGAGTTTAGTGGTATCGTTTTAAACGCAGGTGCCTATACTCATTATAGTTATGCCATTAGAGATGCAATTGCCAGTGTTGATGTCCCCGTAATCGAAGTCCATTTATCAAATGTTCATGCTAGAGAGGAATTCCGACGAGAATCTGTTATTGCTCCAGTTACGATCGGACAGATTTCGGGATTTGGTTTTGATAGTTATAAATTAGCTCTTCAAGTTTTTCATAATCAACAGAAGGGGGAAACGTTATGA
- a CDS encoding YqhR family membrane protein: MSDSKLEQNKQESQSSFMSRVVGVGFFGGLIWASFGFIAYYLNFSKVGPALVLAPWALGKWKTEWIGQLISILIIALLSILVAIAYRYAFAKIKSMWAGILFGVALWGIVFFLLHPIFPGLEPMNTIGKNTITTTLCIYILYGVFVGYSISFEYSERHGQSQGNKESTQSS; this comes from the coding sequence ATGAGCGATTCAAAACTAGAACAAAATAAACAAGAATCTCAATCTTCATTCATGAGCAGAGTCGTTGGTGTTGGTTTTTTTGGAGGCTTGATTTGGGCTTCTTTCGGATTTATCGCCTACTATTTAAATTTTTCAAAAGTAGGTCCTGCACTGGTTTTAGCACCATGGGCACTTGGAAAGTGGAAAACTGAGTGGATTGGCCAACTAATCAGTATTTTGATTATTGCTCTACTTTCGATCTTAGTAGCAATTGCATATCGATATGCGTTTGCCAAGATCAAATCCATGTGGGCTGGTATTCTTTTCGGTGTTGCACTATGGGGAATTGTATTTTTCTTGCTTCACCCGATCTTTCCGGGATTGGAACCCATGAATACGATTGGTAAAAATACGATAACAACAACGCTGTGCATCTATATTTTATATGGTGTTTTTGTAGGTTACTCGATCTCATTTGAATACAGTGAACGTCATGGCCAGTCCCAAGGAAACAAGGAATCTACACAAAGTTCGTAA
- a CDS encoding DUF1385 domain-containing protein, which yields MTKEKKPAYGGQAVLEGVMFAGKHTYVTAIRRNDDTIEYFELKKKPSPVLSKLKKIPFLRGFIAIIEASMNGTQHLNFSAERFGVNPGEEEKEEEEKPSKFAFFFSLAIIGVLSFLFGKFVFTLVPVFLAEAFRFIVPGHLGQNLLEGLFKFIFLLSYIYFVSLTPAIKRVFMYHGAEHKVINTYEAGDELTVENVKKHSRLHYRCGSSFILFTVIVGMFIYYFFPSDPLWLRILCRLALIPVVLGVSFEVLQLTNKLRDVPVLRYLGYPGLWLQLLTTKEPDEKQIEVSIISFNEMLRRDASYESELNASKIV from the coding sequence ATGACAAAAGAGAAAAAGCCCGCTTACGGCGGCCAGGCCGTATTAGAAGGGGTTATGTTTGCCGGAAAGCACACCTATGTAACGGCAATACGCAGAAATGATGATACGATCGAGTATTTCGAACTTAAGAAAAAACCTTCTCCTGTTCTTTCAAAATTAAAGAAGATTCCTTTCTTAAGAGGATTTATAGCCATTATCGAAGCGAGTATGAACGGTACTCAGCATTTAAATTTTTCAGCTGAACGATTTGGTGTTAACCCCGGTGAAGAAGAAAAAGAGGAAGAAGAAAAACCATCTAAATTTGCCTTTTTCTTTTCTTTAGCCATTATCGGTGTATTATCTTTCCTATTCGGAAAATTTGTTTTTACGCTCGTACCCGTTTTTTTAGCAGAAGCTTTTCGTTTTATCGTACCCGGTCATTTAGGACAGAATCTGTTAGAAGGTTTGTTCAAGTTCATCTTTTTATTAAGCTACATCTATTTTGTTTCTTTAACACCAGCGATCAAAAGAGTATTCATGTATCACGGAGCTGAACACAAAGTAATCAACACCTATGAAGCAGGAGATGAGCTCACCGTTGAAAACGTAAAGAAGCATTCAAGGCTTCATTACCGTTGCGGCAGCAGTTTTATTCTATTTACCGTGATCGTCGGCATGTTTATCTATTATTTCTTTCCATCAGATCCGTTATGGCTAAGAATTTTATGCAGACTCGCGCTTATTCCTGTCGTTTTAGGGGTATCTTTTGAAGTATTACAGTTAACTAATAAACTAAGAGATGTTCCTGTTCTTCGTTACCTTGGATACCCTGGTTTATGGCTTCAACTTTTAACAACGAAAGAACCCGATGAAAAACAAATAGAAGTTTCTATTATTTCTTTTAATGAAATGTTACGTCGTGACGCATCCTATGAAAGTGAACTTAACGCAAGTAAAATCGTTTAA
- a CDS encoding SA1362 family protein, giving the protein MQQNQRRLHPIIWFVISLAIVGILYQLVTSPRDLFTTILIGAAVVAVFYFIFRRTSSGVNGKYRKAVKQSQKRYGTNQKPAKTASPLFSSKKTAKSSAQRKKTREHHLTVIEGKKNKKKNRASF; this is encoded by the coding sequence TTGCAACAGAATCAAAGAAGATTGCATCCTATCATTTGGTTTGTTATTTCACTGGCTATTGTCGGTATTCTCTATCAACTAGTCACTTCACCTCGCGATTTATTTACAACCATTCTGATCGGAGCAGCAGTGGTCGCCGTGTTTTACTTTATCTTTCGCAGAACCTCATCGGGTGTAAACGGCAAGTATAGAAAAGCAGTCAAGCAATCTCAAAAACGGTATGGCACGAACCAAAAACCAGCAAAAACTGCCTCACCGTTGTTCTCGAGCAAAAAGACTGCTAAGAGTTCCGCACAAAGAAAGAAAACACGTGAACATCACTTAACCGTGATCGAAGGGAAAAAGAATAAGAAAAAAAATCGAGCCTCCTTTTAA
- a CDS encoding patatin-like phospholipase family protein, whose translation MRIDGVFSGGGIKALSLIGAVEAAENRGLCFERVAGTSAGALMAALIKAGYNAGEMKEIIDKLDFRKFLDTSKTIVPVPFMNWLKLYWKLGLFKGDYLENWVASLLAARGIVTFADIPYGSLKIIASDISRGRLIVLPDDLEEYGLLPERFPVARAVRMSCSLPYFFYPIKLFNRVGQKSLIVDGGVLSNFPMWLFQRKDRVPVRPVLGFQLSSYINDHIPTHNVKNAVQLFKALFETMMQAHDNRYIDSHDARDIIFMPVKHVSVIDFQLSSEAKNELYTFGHDRAEQFLQSWITSKRYPNPAYKNRA comes from the coding sequence ATGCGAATTGATGGTGTGTTTTCAGGTGGAGGCATCAAGGCGCTTTCGTTGATTGGTGCTGTTGAAGCAGCTGAGAATCGTGGCCTCTGTTTCGAGAGGGTAGCTGGGACAAGTGCGGGGGCTTTGATGGCTGCTTTGATCAAGGCAGGCTATAACGCGGGAGAAATGAAAGAAATCATTGATAAATTAGACTTTCGAAAGTTTCTGGATACAAGCAAAACGATTGTGCCTGTTCCTTTTATGAATTGGTTGAAACTTTATTGGAAACTAGGTCTTTTTAAGGGAGATTATCTAGAGAACTGGGTAGCTTCTCTTCTAGCGGCACGGGGAATTGTTACGTTTGCGGATATTCCTTATGGCAGTCTTAAGATCATTGCGTCTGATATTTCTCGAGGAAGGCTGATCGTTTTGCCAGATGATCTCGAGGAGTATGGGTTATTGCCGGAGCGTTTTCCGGTGGCAAGAGCGGTTAGGATGAGCTGCAGTCTTCCTTATTTCTTTTATCCCATCAAACTTTTTAATCGTGTTGGACAAAAAAGTCTTATAGTAGATGGAGGCGTTTTGAGTAATTTTCCGATGTGGCTTTTTCAAAGAAAAGACAGGGTGCCTGTTCGGCCGGTGTTAGGTTTTCAATTGAGTTCGTACATCAACGACCATATTCCAACTCATAATGTAAAAAATGCGGTTCAGCTGTTTAAAGCTTTGTTTGAAACGATGATGCAAGCGCATGATAACCGATACATCGATTCGCATGATGCCCGGGATATTATTTTTATGCCCGTAAAGCATGTATCTGTTATCGATTTTCAATTGTCTTCAGAAGCAAAGAATGAACTTTATACGTTTGGTCATGACCGAGCTGAGCAATTTTTACAGAGCTGGATAACAAGTAAGAGATACCCGAATCCAGCATATAAAAATCGAGCCTAA